A single Blattabacterium sp. (Mastotermes darwiniensis) str. MADAR DNA region contains:
- a CDS encoding transglycosylase domain-containing protein produces the protein MHNKERKKNGFYFRLLLFYFWFFFFIGICSVFFIFYAASKGYLGTLPSTKDIENPTMEVGSEVYDSNGILLGKFFSENRILITYNKLPKDLINALIAKEDIRFRYHSGIDVKSLLRAILSLGKRGGGSTISQQLAKLLFTGKSAKNKLQRMHQKLLEWVMAVELEKRYTKEEIITMYYNKFDFLYNAKGIETAARTYFNKTASKLNLGECAMLVGMLENPSLYNPKMYPNRAKKQRNLVLYKMKKYDLLNSHRYKKELEKPVKINFQIQRKDFELLTYYGEFLKKEIQEVLDDHEKETGKKLNLYSSGLKIYTSIDSKMQNYAERAVKKHLRQLQIAFNNTQRKNKNAPFLNIPPEKINRILISAMHRTKLYQSMKQKGMTEEDIVKEFKKPRPTKLFTWNGSKKVLMSPWDFIRYQKSIIQAGMISIEPYTGYVKSWVGGIDFNYFQYDHVAKTKRQVGSIFKPILYATAIKELHYNPCTKISNEKFHLGKWSPRNSNGKYGGVLTLKDGLALSVNTISARLIEKIKPAPVIDLAKKMGIESTIPEHPSIALGAADLTLYEMTGAFNTFTNYGIYVKPRILVKIEDEYGKLIKEKMDFKRKVFNEEVAYIMLKLMQGVVQYGTAKRLHKYNFFVENIAGKTGTTNENSDGWFIGMIPNLTTGVWVGWEDRFSHFENIQFGQGANMALPIWAYYMKSLYKDPNLIYHEKLIFHKPENYQYHWDRCEENNNEEEKQNFFFKDIIDFDGNFNTENVNKK, from the coding sequence TTGCATAACAAAGAAAGAAAAAAAAATGGATTTTATTTCCGTCTACTTCTCTTCTACTTTTGGTTCTTCTTTTTTATAGGAATATGCTCTGTATTTTTTATCTTTTATGCAGCATCTAAAGGTTATTTAGGGACCTTGCCTAGCACTAAGGATATAGAAAATCCTACAATGGAAGTAGGATCGGAAGTCTATGATTCCAATGGAATTTTACTGGGAAAATTTTTTTCAGAAAATAGAATACTAATTACTTATAACAAACTTCCAAAAGATCTTATTAATGCTCTCATAGCAAAGGAAGATATTCGATTTAGATATCATTCTGGAATTGATGTAAAATCTCTTCTTAGAGCTATTCTTTCTTTAGGGAAAAGAGGAGGAGGAAGTACTATTTCTCAACAACTTGCTAAACTTCTTTTTACAGGTAAATCGGCGAAAAACAAGTTACAAAGAATGCATCAAAAACTTCTAGAATGGGTAATGGCTGTAGAATTGGAAAAACGTTATACAAAAGAAGAAATTATCACAATGTATTATAATAAATTTGATTTTCTATACAATGCAAAAGGAATTGAAACAGCAGCTCGTACTTATTTTAATAAGACAGCTTCTAAACTTAATTTAGGAGAATGTGCTATGTTGGTTGGTATGTTGGAAAATCCTTCTTTATATAATCCAAAAATGTACCCTAATAGAGCAAAAAAACAAAGAAATTTGGTTTTATATAAAATGAAAAAATATGATTTATTGAATTCCCATAGATATAAAAAAGAATTAGAAAAACCCGTAAAAATAAATTTTCAAATACAAAGAAAGGACTTTGAATTATTAACTTATTATGGTGAATTTTTGAAAAAGGAAATTCAGGAAGTATTAGATGATCATGAAAAAGAAACTGGAAAAAAACTTAATCTTTATTCTAGTGGATTGAAAATATATACATCTATTGATTCAAAAATGCAAAATTATGCAGAAAGAGCAGTAAAAAAACATCTTCGTCAATTACAAATTGCATTTAACAATACTCAAAGAAAAAATAAAAATGCTCCATTTTTAAATATTCCTCCAGAAAAAATAAATAGAATTCTTATATCGGCTATGCATAGAACAAAACTCTATCAATCCATGAAACAAAAAGGAATGACAGAAGAAGATATTGTAAAAGAATTTAAAAAACCAAGACCTACAAAATTATTTACCTGGAATGGATCAAAAAAAGTATTGATGTCTCCATGGGATTTTATACGTTATCAAAAAAGTATTATCCAAGCTGGAATGATATCTATAGAACCCTATACAGGATATGTAAAATCGTGGGTAGGAGGAATAGATTTTAATTATTTCCAATATGATCATGTAGCTAAGACGAAACGTCAAGTAGGTTCTATTTTCAAACCTATTTTATATGCTACAGCCATTAAAGAATTACATTATAACCCTTGCACAAAAATTTCCAATGAAAAATTCCATTTAGGAAAATGGAGTCCTAGAAATTCAAATGGAAAGTATGGTGGAGTACTGACTTTAAAAGATGGATTAGCTCTATCTGTTAATACCATTTCTGCTCGTCTCATAGAGAAAATAAAACCAGCTCCAGTAATAGATTTAGCAAAAAAAATGGGAATAGAATCTACGATCCCTGAACATCCATCTATAGCTCTTGGAGCTGCTGATTTAACATTATACGAAATGACGGGAGCTTTTAATACATTTACTAATTATGGAATCTATGTCAAACCGAGAATTTTAGTAAAAATAGAGGATGAATATGGAAAATTAATTAAAGAAAAAATGGATTTTAAAAGAAAAGTCTTTAATGAAGAAGTAGCGTATATCATGTTAAAATTAATGCAAGGAGTAGTGCAATATGGAACCGCTAAAAGATTACATAAGTATAATTTTTTTGTAGAAAATATCGCAGGAAAAACAGGAACAACCAATGAAAATTCAGATGGGTGGTTTATAGGAATGATCCCTAATTTAACTACTGGAGTTTGGGTGGGTTGGGAAGATCGATTTTCTCATTTTGAAAATATTCAATTTGGACAAGGAGCAAACATGGCATTGCCAATATGGGCATATTATATGAAAAGCTTATATAAGGATCCAAATCTTATTTATCATGAAAAACTTATTTTTCATAAACCAGAAAATTACCAATATCATTGGGATCGTTGTGAAGAAAATAATAATGAGGAAGAAAAACAAAATTTCTTTTTCAAAGATATTATTGATTTTGATGGAAATTTCAATACTGAAAATGTAAATAAAAAATAG